GCGGGGTGGTCTCCACAAAGTAGAGGCTCAGGATCACCAGCAGCGCGACGAAGGAGACGGCAGTGATGATCACGCCGAGAATCAGGGCGGCCCGGGACACGGGCCCCGGGGCGGGGAGGACTGCGGGGGCGTCTGGCATGAGGCCGATTCTATCGGCGTTACCCTTAAAGCTTCTGTCAGAAGGAGGTTCAGCACAGTGCCCACTGGAAAAGTGAAGTGGTTCGACGCCGAGAAGGGCTTCGGGTTCGTCACCGGCGATGACGGCGAGGAGGTCTACCTGCACTCCTCCGCGCTGCCCGGAGGCGCCGTCGTGAAGTCCGGCACCCGTCTCGATTACGGTGTAGCTGACGGCCGCCGCGGCAAGCAGGCGCTGTCGGTGCGGGTGCTCAGCGAAACCCCGTCGGTGGCCAAGGCCGCCCGCAAGCCCGCCGAGGAGATGGGCGAGCTGGTCCAGGACCTGGTCACCATGCTGGACAACACCACCGGCCAGCTGCGCAGGGGGCACTACCCCAAGCCGGAGCGCGCCCAGCAGATCGCCGCGCTGCTGCGCCGCGTGGCCGACGATTTCGATGCCTGAGGAGGACCAGCATGGCCACCCCTGACCAGCCCCTGGCTGCCGCCGTGACCACGGCCCGCACCGCCGTGGAGGAGATCGCCGGGCCCGGCGAGGTCGGCGATCACGTCTCCGCCGTCGCCGAGGATCTGCGCCTGGTGACTCATCGCTTCGCCGCGGACAAGCCCGGCTACTGGGGCTGGGAATGGTTCGCCACCCTGGCCCGGGCGCCCCGCTCCCAGAAGGTCACCGTGTGCGAGGTCGGAATGCTGCCCAGCGGGGACGCCCTGCTGGCGCCTGAGTGGGTGCCCTGGGAGGAGCGCCTCAACGAGGGGGAGAAGGAGCAGGCCGAGGCTTAGCCGGGGCGGGCATGCTGGGGTCAGCGTCCCAGCGCCGCCTCAGCCTCCTCGGCGATCTCTGCGATCTCATCCCAGCTGGAGCCTTCGGTGAGGATCGTCAGCACCCAGGTGCCAGCCTCGTCGTGGATGACGGCGGCATCGTGCAGGTACCCGTCGATGAAGCCCACCTTGTCGTGCACGTCGCCGGATACTCCGGCGGGGATGCCGTCGCGGTGAATGTTCTCCGCCATGGCATCCATCAGCACGGCATCGCTCTCAGTATCCAGCGGAAGCTCCCCCGACTCCCAGCGGGCGAGCATCCCGGCGAGGTCCTCGGCCGTGGTGTGGACGTCGCCGACCTCAAAGCTGGTGGTCTCCACGCCCGTCTCCGGGAGGTCCGCGACGATCTGGTCACGGCCGACGACGTCGTAGAGCAGCTCCTCGGCGCAGGGGTTGTCCGAGACCGCGATCATGTCGTAGAAGCACTGGTCGAGATCGCGCCCATCAGCAATGGCCTGATCCCAGGCCAGCTCGCCGGCCTCGACCTGCTTCAGGGCGCTGTAGGCCACATACAGCTTATAGGTGCTGGCCGGCTCCATGGGAGCATCCGCACTGTAGGCGGCGTGCCGGCCCTCTCCGGAGAGTTCGATGAGACTGACGCTGTACTCCCCGGGGCGCCCCTCGAGGATCTCCTCGAGGCGGACATTCAGATCTGTGTCTGCGGGCCCTGCGAGGACCTCGGAGGCGATGTGCGCAGCCGGCTCGTCCTCCTCGGCCTCAGGGTCGTTCTCGGGCTCATCCCCCGCGACCGGCTCATCCTCAGGCTCCGGCTCCTCCTGGGCTGGTGCGGGGACCTCGCGCTCCTCCTGATCAGGCTGATGGACCAGTGCGAGGCCGCCGCCGATCATCGCAGCAGAAACCAGCACGATCACGCCCGCCACGAACAGGCCCCAGCCCAGCAGCGTCTTCTTCAATGAGCTCCCTCTTCACTCCGGTGTCACATCTGCGCGCACCAGCACCCTAGCTCACCCTCAGGCTGAATTTCCCTGCAGGATAGACTGGCCCCTATGCCTCGCCGCGCCGCCCAGAAGCTCTCGAGCACGTGGCGGAGCACGTCGCTGCGAACCCAGCTGGTGACCATCACCACCGCCCTGCTGCTGCTGACGCTGGTCGTCACCACCTTCGTCTCCGCATCCCTGTTCCGGCAGGAGCTGCTGCGCAATATGGACGAGGATCTGGCCGCCAACGCGGATCTGGTCTCCGGGTACCTGCACCAGGAGGTGGACCCCGAGCAGCCGGAGGTGGACCACGGCAGCATCGTCCGCTTCCACGCCTGGGTGGTTGATGAGGGGGGCGAGCCGCTGCTGCGCACCCATTGGCCCTCTGAGGCCCGCGACCACCCGGAGCTGCCTCGTCCCACCATCCAGGAGGCAAGGGAGCAGTTCGGCGAGTCCTTCGAGGTTGCGGGCACTCAGGAGGACTCCCGCGGCTGGCGGGTTCAGGTCCATCCGCTGCGCAGCGAGGAGGGATCGCTGGTGATCGCCCTGCCGCTGCGCTCGGTGGAGACGTCAGTGGAGCGAGCCACGTTCCTGGTGGCGACCATCGGCCTGCTGGCCACCCTGGGCGCCTCAATCATCGCCTACTCGCTGGTCACCCGTGCCTTCCGCCCCCTGCTGAAGGTGGAGCGGACGGCCGGCGCCATCGCCGCAGGGGACTTCTCCCAGCGCGTGCAGACCACTGCTCCCCGGGAGACCGAGGTGGGACGACTGGCGGCCTCGCTGAACGTGATGCTCGAGCACATTGAGCGTGCCTTCGACGCCCGCGTCGCCTCCGAGGAGAAGATGCGCCGCTTCATCCAGGACGCCTCCCACGAGCTGCGCACCCCTCTGGTCACTATCCGCGGGTTCTCGGAGCTTTACCGCCACGGTGGGATGGAGGACAACCCTGACGCCGTGCACGCGGCCATGGGGCGCATTGAATCTGAGGCCACTCGTTTGGGCGACCTGGTCGAGGATCTGCTGACCCTGGCCCGATTGGATGAGCAGCGGCCCATGGAGCCGGTCCCGCTGGACCTGAACATCGTCGCGCACGAGGCGATGATGGATATGAGCGTCAACGCCCCGGACCGTGAGGCGAAGGTGATCGGGCTCGACGACGGACGGGCCCGCCCAGCCCCGGTGATCGGCGACGAGGGCCGCATCCGTCAGGTGGTCACCAATCTGGTGCAGAATGCTCTGCGCTACACCCCGGCCGGCAGCCCCATTGAGCTGGCGGTGGGCACGGAAAGCCTGATCACGGGTAAGCCGGAGTCGGTCATCCAGGTGCGCGACCACGGCGAGGGGATCAGCGAGGAGGACGCGGAGAAGATCTTCCTGCGCTTCTACCGCTCGGACTCCTCCCGGCAGCGGGAGACCGGCGGGACTGGGCTGGGGCTGGCCATCTGCGCGGCGATCGCCGCCCAGCACGACGGCAGCGTCCGCCACTCCGAGACGGAGGGCGGAGGCGCCACGATGACCCTGCGCCTGCCCATGGCTGAGCCTCCGGAGGAGGACGCCCTGGACGACGACGAGGCTGAGGGCCTGGAGGATGATCCCGGTTTTGACACCGGCGACATCGAGCATCTGCGGGAGGCGGCGCTGCAGCACCGCAGCGAGTAGGCAGGCCCGCCCGGGCACCGGTCTTCCACAGACAGGCAGAGTGGGGCGGGGGCGCGCTGGCCGCTCCACATGATGTGCTCAGCCGCCGCCAGGGTCGGGGTTCGGCTTCATACCGTCGGGGCAGAAGGAGACGCCTTCGCCCCAGACGGAAGGAACGGATCATGGCGGTTTTTCAGATCGACACCACGGAGCTGCTGTCGAAGAGTCAGAACGTCGAGGCCACCCTGGGCCGCATCCAGTCGGACGTGAACATGATGGAGGGACAGCTGCGCCAGCTGCAGGAGACGTGGAAGGGCTCCGCGGCAGTCGCCTTCCAGGATGTGCTGACCCAGTGGCGCTCCGCCCAGGTGCAGGTGGAGCAGTCCCTGGCAAGCGTCCGTCAGGCGATGGCCTCAGCATCCGCCCAGTACGAGGAGACCGAGTCCGCGAACACTCGCGTCTTCGGCCGCTGAGCCAAGCCCTCGCCCAGAAGACAGAGAGAGGCCCCCGCGTGATGCTCCTGCGGGGGCCTCTCTCTGCGCAACGATGCAGACCAGAGCCCGAGGTTCGAGGCCGCTGTGGCGTCCCCGGTGCCAAGGAACAAGTCTCTGCACTTCGGTTCCGCCATCACAGCAAGTTGCTAATGTGAGAGTTGCAGTACTGAGCCGTTGTTTCAGACTCGTGGTACGAGTCGGGTCAGTTGCATAACGTGCTTGGGCTCGAGCTCTTCAATGCTGGACACCTCAAGCAGCTTCATGGTGCGCTCGATCTGCTGACTGAGGATTTCGATGGCCCGCTCCACACCGATGCGTCCGCCGGCCATCAGCCCATAGAGGTAGGCACGGCCGATGAAGGTGAACTTCGCGCCCAGCGCAAGCGAGGCCACAATGTCTGCTCCACTCATGATGCCGGTGTCGATGGTGACCTCCAGATCGTTACCGACTTCCCGCGCCACGTCGGGCAGCAGGTGGAAGGGAACCGGCGCACGGTCGAGCTGCCGTCCGCCGTGATTGGAGAGCACCACGCCGTCGACGCCGAGGTCTGCGAGTTTCCGGGCGTCCTCAACCGACTGGACACCTTTGACTACGAGCTTGCCGTTGAAAAGCTCACGGATAACCTTGAGGTCTTCAAAATTGATGGATGGGTCCATCGCCTTGTCAAGCAGTTCGCCCACGGTGCCCCCGGTGGAGGTGAGCGAGGCGAATTCCAACGGCGGGGTGGTCAGAAAGTCATACCACCACCAGGGCCGCGGAATCGCGTTGATGACGGTGGAGGGAGTCAATGCGGGCGGGATTGAGAAGCCGTTGCGGGTGTCGCGAAGGCGAGCCCCAGCCACCGGAGTGTCCACGGTGAACATGAGGGTGTCGAAACCAGCGGCTGCCGCACGCTCGGTAAGCTTGTAGGAGATCTCCCTGTCCTTCATGACGTACAGCTGGAACCAGTTGCGCCCGTCAGGATTCGCGGCTTTGACGTCTTCGATGCTGGTGGTGCCCAAGGTCGACAGCGTGAACGGAATGCCGGCGGCCCCGGCAGCCAAGGCACCGGCAGTCTCTCCTTGAGTCTGCATCAGCCGGGTGAACCCGGTGGGCGCGATGCCGAAGGGTTGTGCGGAGCTTCCTCCGAAGATCTGGGTGCTGGTGTCCACCTCGGAGACATCTCGAAGAATAGAGGGGGTGAACTCCACGTCCTGGAAGGCCTGACGGGCCCGGGACAATGACAGCTCGCCCTCGGCAGCGCCATCGGTGTAATCAAAGGCAGCCTTCGGGGTGCGACGTTTGGCGATCTTCCGCAGATCCTCAATGGTCAGCGCAGCGTTGAGGCGGCGACGGGAGGCGTTGAAGTCGAACTTCTTGAACTGCATCAGCGGCGCGAGGTCGCGGGGCTTGGGAAGTTGTCGCTGGATCATGGCGCTCCTTAGTGCCGGGGCTGATACGTGGTGGGCTGGCAGGTGAAGGTGATCAGTTCACGGAGATCCTCGAGCTCTCCCGTGATTGTCCCGGCGGCGCGGGCTTGTACGAGCAGGTTGCCGATGGCGGTGGCCTCCACTGGGCCGGCGAGGACAGGAAGTCCGCTGCGGTCGGCTGTGGCTTGGCACAGCAGCGCGTTCAGCGAGCCTCCTCCGACCATGTGCACGGCGTCCAGGGGCTTCCCGGACAGCTGGGCAGCACTTTTCATTGCCTGAGCAAAGCCGGTGGCGATGGATTCGATGATGCTGCGCACCATCTCCGGCTTCGCCGGCGGCACTGGCTTCTGCTGCTCGGCACAGAGCTCTGCGATACGAGCGGCCATGTCGCCGGGCGGGACAAATCGGGGGTCCTGCACGTCGAAGGTGACAACGTCGGAGGCGGGTACCTCACCAGCGGCCCGCAGCAGAGCTGGTAGATCTTGGGCATGGCCGGTCTGCTGCTCCCAGGCGCGAAGGGTCTCGGACAGAAGCCAGGTGCCCATCACGTTGGTGAGGAAGCGGACGCGTCCGTCGACCCCTCCTTCGTTGGTGAAATTGGCCTTGCGGCTGGCCTCAGTCACGACTGGCTCCCCAAGCTCCAGACCCGCAAGGCCCCACGTGCCGCAGGAGATGTATGCGGAGTTCGGGGTAGAGAGGGGGGTGCCCACAACGGCACTGGCGGTGTCATGGGAGCCCACCAGAGTCACTGGGATCCTGCGGCCACCCAGCTGCGGGGCCAGTTCCTGCCGGGTCCTGCCTAAGGCAGCGCCAGCCGCTGCCACCGGGGCGAAGAGTTCCGCGTCCAGCCCCAGTCGCTGTATAAGCTCAGCATCCCACTGGCCAGTCTGTATGTTCAGCAGTCCGGTGGTGGATGCATTGGTTGCTTCGGTCCGCTGCTCGCCGGTCAGAAAGTATCCCAGCAGATCCGGGATAAGCAGCAACCGGCGCGTGACTTCCAGCTGCTCTTCCACCGCCAGCTGATAAAGCGTGTTGAAGGGCAGGAACTGCAGACCGTTGCGCGCGTAGAGCTCCGCGAACGGAGTCACTGCGTGGGTCCTCTCCACACCCTGGACAGTGCGCTCATCCCGGTAATGGAACGGGGTGCCCAGCAGCCTCATCCGCGAGGGATCCGGTCCTGCGAGCAGCCCATAGTCCACTGCCCAGGAGTCGATCCCCACTGAGGTCAGTCCGCTGTCGCCGGCTTGCCGCACCGCAGCGGTCAGCCCGTTCAGCGAATGCTCGTAGAGCCCCACCAGGTTCCAGTGCAGACCGTCTGGGAGGTTGACTGCGCCGTTGGGGAAGCGGGCGGTCTGCCGGAGCTCAAGGGCGTCTGGTCCGATTCGCCCCAGAACCACACGGCCGGACGAGGCCCCGAGGTCCACGGCCGCGTGGAGAGTCTTCTCTGCCATGTCCAGTGTGCTCTGCTCAGCGCAGGAAGGCCGCAGCCACACCGGCATCGACCGGCACGTGCAGTCCGGTGGTGTGGGACATGTCCGAGCTCAACAGGACGAAAGCCGCGTTGGCGACATTCTCCGGCAGCACCTCGCGCTTGAGGATGGTGCGCTGGGCGTAGAACTTGCCCAGATCCTTCTCCTCAATGCCGTAGGTCTTGGCGCGGTTGGCACCCCAGCCGGAGGCGAAGATTCCCGAACCCTGCACCACGCCGTCGGGGTTGATGCCGTTCACGCGGATCTGGTGCTCACCAAGCTCAGCAGCCAGCAGGCGGACCTGGTGGGCTTGGTCGGCTTTGGCGGCAGAGTAGGCGATGTTGTTGGGCCCGGCGAAGATCGAGTTCTTCGAGGAGATGTAGATGATGTCTCCGCCGAGTCCCTGGTCGATGAGGACCTCGGCGGCGGTCTTCGACACCAGGAAGGAGCCCTTCGCCATCACGTTGTGCTGAAGGTCCCAGTCCTTTTCAGCCGTCTCCAGCAGAGACTTGGATAGGGAGAGCCCGGCGTTGTTAACCACAATGTCCAGTCCGCCGAAAGCCAGCAGAGTCTCATCGACGGCCTGTCGAACGGCGTTCTCGTCGGAGACGTCCACGGCGATACCGACGGCCTTGTCCGGCCCCCCGATCTCAGCTGCGGCCTCCTGGGCTTTCTCAAGATTCAGGTCCGCGATGGCGACGACTGCCCCCTCAACAACGAGGCGCCCAGCAATGGCCTTGCCGAGCCCTGAGGCGGCTCCAGTGACCAGAGCAATGCGCGTGGCCAGTTCCTTGGGCTTGGGCATGCGCTGCAGCTTGGCCTCTTCAAGGGCCCAGTATTCGATGCGGAACTTCTCGCGCTCATCAATGGGAGCGTAGGTGGACAGGCCCTCGGCGCCGCGCATCACGTTGATCGCGTTGATGTAGAACTCACCGGCCACCCGGGCGGTCTGCTTGTCCTTGCCGAAGCTGAACATGCCAACACCCGGCACCAGCACAATGGCCGGGTCAGCCCCGCGAATGGCGGGCGAGTCGGGCCCAGCGTGGTGATCGTAGTAGGCCTGGTAGTCCTTGCGGTAGGTCTCATGCAGCTTCCGCAGCCGACTGACGGAGTCCTCGACGGAAGCATCAGAGGGCAGGTCCAGCACCAAAGGCTTGACCTTGGTGCGCAGGAAATGATCCGGACAGCTGGTGCCAAGCTCAGCCAGGCGCGGGTGCTCGGCATGAGCGAGGAAGTCCAGGACCGCGTGGTCGTCGGTGAAATGCCCCACTTGAGGCCTGTCCTGGCTGGCGAAGGAACGTATGGTCGGCATCAGTGCGGCCGCCTTTGCCCGGCGCTCAGACTCATTCAGGGCACCATAGCCGTCCAGGGCGGGGCCGAAAGGTTCGGGCTTGGAGTTTTCCCTGATGTATTCAGCAGCGGTGTCTATGACCCACAGGGAGTTCCTCTCGGATTCTTCGGAGGTCTCGCCCCAAGCCGTGATGCCGTGGCCGCCAAGAATGCAGCCGACGGCCTGCGGGTTCTGCTTCTTGATCTCGGCGATGTCCAGACCCAGTTGGAATCCGGGACGGCGCCACGGGACCCAGACGACCTTGTCGCCGAAGATCTTCTGGGTCAGCTCAGGCCCTTCGGCGGCAGTGGCGATGGCGATGCCAGAGTCCGGGTGCAGGTGATCCACGTGGGCAGCGTCGACCAGGCCGTGCATGGCGGTGTCGATGGAGGGGGCGGCCCCACCTTTGCCGTGAAGGGCGTAGTCGAACGCAGCAACCATCTCGTCTTCGCGTTCCGCCCCGGGGTAGGTGTTCACCATCGCGCGCATGCGGTCCAGCCGGAGAGTCGCCAGGCCTGACTCCTTCAGGGTGCCGAGGTCTCCGCCAGACCCTTTCACCCAAAGAAGCTCAACGTCATCACCTGTGACGGGGTCGCGGTCGGTGCCCTTGGCGGATGTGTTTCCGCCGGCGTAATTGGTGTTCTTAGGGTCGGAGCCGAGGCGGTTGGACCGGGCGATCAGTTGTTCAATGGTGGGGTGTGTCATGAAGGCTCCTACCAGCTCATCTGGGTTCCGCCGACGCGGTCGGCTTCGATCTTTTCCTGGTATCCGGACTCGACGTAGGCCTGCATGGGGTCGGCGGGCAGGCCGCGGGCTTCGCGCCAGCCGGCGAGCGCCGGCCGCACGTCGGTGTAGAACGCGTCCATGAAGATTTCGTGCGCTCCGAGAACATCAGAGGCCTCCTGGGCGCCGGTGAGGGCTTCGCGGTCAACCATGAGTGCCCGCGCAGTCATCTCCTGGACGTTGAGTACGCTGCGAATCTGCCCGGGGATCTTCTTTTCCACGTTGTGGCACTGGTCGAGCATGAAAGCGACCCCAGAGTGCGGCTCGTAGCCTCCTCCCCGGATGACTTCGAAGAGGATCCGAAAGAGCTGGAAGGGGTCAGCGGAGCCGACGATGAGGTCGTCGTCGGCGTAATTACGGGAGTTGAAGTCGAACGAACCCAGTTTTCGGGCGCGCAGGAGCTGGGTGACGATGAATTCGACGTTGGTAGAGGGGGCGTGGTGGCCGGTGTCCAGGCAGACCAGCGCACGGTCTCCGAGCGCCTGCACGTGGGTCAGTGCTGTGCCCCAGTCCGGAACGTCAGTGTGGTAGAACGCAGGTTCGAAGATCTTGTACTCCAGCACCAGCCGCTGCTCCTTCCCCAGCTTCGAATAGATCTGCCGGAGAGAGTCCGCCAGACGGTCTTGACGTGATCGCAGATCTGCCTGACCGGGATAGTTTGACCCGTCGGCGAGCCAGATCTTGAGGTCCTGCGAGCCAGCTGCGTGCATGATCTCAATGCACTCAAAGTGGTGATCGATCGCCTTCTGGCGGATTCGCGAGTCGTGATGGGTCAGCCCTCCCAGGCGGTAGTCGTCGTCTTGGAAGGTGTTGGAGTTGATGGTCCCAATCTCCATCCCCTGCTCCGCTGCGTACGTGCGCAGGGCGGAGTAATCGGTCACCTTGTCCCAAGGAATATGGAGGGCGACCTTCGGGGCAAGGCCCGTGAACCGCTGTACGGCGGCGGCGTCAGCGATCTTCTCCTCAACGGTGCGGGGCGTGCCTGCTGATCCGAACACCTTGAAACGGGTCCCGGAGTTGCCGTAGGCCCAGGAGGGCACCTCAATGGCCTGGTGATCGAGCTGAGATGCGATCTGCTCAAAGGTGGGCATGGTGAGTCAGGCTTTCTCTGGGTCGGGAGTGATCTTGGTGCCTGCAACGGCCAGTTGGTCCTCCAAGTGGAAGACCTCTCTGAGCTGCACGAAGCCGGTGTCCGGCCGTGCGTCTCCGAGCTCCACGAAGAACTCGCTCATCTCGGACTGCCAGAGTGTGTTCACCCGTGTGCCCTCCATCGCAGACTGAGCCTGCTCAAGGGAGGGTGTTTCGAAATAACCGATGAGCAGACCGTCCTCCCTCACGAACAGGGAATAGTTCTGCCACCCGGCGTCCTTCAGAGCTCGGAGCATCTCGGGCCACACGGAAGCATGCCGGGCAGCGTACTCTTCGAGCCGGTCAGGCTTGACCTGCAGTTGGAAGCAGACGCGCTGCATGGAGGGGTCCTTTCCGGGGCTGTCGGCCCCGATCACGGGCTTCGGACGGCTGCAAAGGGAGACGAGGTGCCCAGTCGGGGCACCAGTCGACCTTCTGCTCTGAGACTGTGGGCGCCTCTGGCTCAGAAGTCGAAATCGTCGATGTTGTCGGCGTCGAAGACGAAGGGGTCGTCGAGGATGATCTCTCCGTCTGCCCCGACGGTGTATTCGCCGAGCTCACCCGCCTCGAAGGTGTCGCCCTCTTCGCCTTCGATCTCACCAGTCGTCAAGGCATGAGCAGTCCACCCGGAGAGGTATCCCAGGTCCTCTGGGTTCCAGAGCGCGAATGCTTCGACGGTGCCGTCCTCGACGTATTCGCGCATCTGGTTCGGAGTGCCGAGCCCGGTCACCAGCACCTCGCCCGCGTAGTCGGAGTCGGAGATGTATCGGGCAGCGGCTGCGATCCCCACAGTCGTCGGCGACACGATGGCATCCAGGTCGGAGTGGGTCTGCAGCAGGGCAGCGGTCTGATCGAAGGATCGCTGATCATCGTCGTCGCCGTATGCGATCTCCACCAGCTCGATGTCGGGATGGTTGTCCTCCAGCTCCTCCTCCATGAGCTCGATCCAATGGTTCTGGTTCGTCGCATTGGCGGAGGCGGAGAGGACTGCGATCTGCCCCTCCCCGCCGATCTGCTCGGAGACCAGATCCACCTGCGCCTGGGCGATGCCTGAGGCGTCGGCTTGGTTGACGAAGACATCGCGGCAGTCAGCATTGGTGTCCGAGTCGAAGGTCAC
The sequence above is drawn from the Nesterenkonia populi genome and encodes:
- a CDS encoding cold-shock protein; translated protein: MPTGKVKWFDAEKGFGFVTGDDGEEVYLHSSALPGGAVVKSGTRLDYGVADGRRGKQALSVRVLSETPSVAKAARKPAEEMGELVQDLVTMLDNTTGQLRRGHYPKPERAQQIAALLRRVADDFDA
- a CDS encoding DUF3027 domain-containing protein codes for the protein MATPDQPLAAAVTTARTAVEEIAGPGEVGDHVSAVAEDLRLVTHRFAADKPGYWGWEWFATLARAPRSQKVTVCEVGMLPSGDALLAPEWVPWEERLNEGEKEQAEA
- a CDS encoding serine hydrolase, which translates into the protein MKKTLLGWGLFVAGVIVLVSAAMIGGGLALVHQPDQEEREVPAPAQEEPEPEDEPVAGDEPENDPEAEEDEPAAHIASEVLAGPADTDLNVRLEEILEGRPGEYSVSLIELSGEGRHAAYSADAPMEPASTYKLYVAYSALKQVEAGELAWDQAIADGRDLDQCFYDMIAVSDNPCAEELLYDVVGRDQIVADLPETGVETTSFEVGDVHTTAEDLAGMLARWESGELPLDTESDAVLMDAMAENIHRDGIPAGVSGDVHDKVGFIDGYLHDAAVIHDEAGTWVLTILTEGSSWDEIAEIAEEAEAALGR
- a CDS encoding sensor histidine kinase, encoding MPRRAAQKLSSTWRSTSLRTQLVTITTALLLLTLVVTTFVSASLFRQELLRNMDEDLAANADLVSGYLHQEVDPEQPEVDHGSIVRFHAWVVDEGGEPLLRTHWPSEARDHPELPRPTIQEAREQFGESFEVAGTQEDSRGWRVQVHPLRSEEGSLVIALPLRSVETSVERATFLVATIGLLATLGASIIAYSLVTRAFRPLLKVERTAGAIAAGDFSQRVQTTAPRETEVGRLAASLNVMLEHIERAFDARVASEEKMRRFIQDASHELRTPLVTIRGFSELYRHGGMEDNPDAVHAAMGRIESEATRLGDLVEDLLTLARLDEQRPMEPVPLDLNIVAHEAMMDMSVNAPDREAKVIGLDDGRARPAPVIGDEGRIRQVVTNLVQNALRYTPAGSPIELAVGTESLITGKPESVIQVRDHGEGISEEDAEKIFLRFYRSDSSRQRETGGTGLGLAICAAIAAQHDGSVRHSETEGGGATMTLRLPMAEPPEEDALDDDEAEGLEDDPGFDTGDIEHLREAALQHRSE
- a CDS encoding WXG100 family type VII secretion target, producing the protein MAVFQIDTTELLSKSQNVEATLGRIQSDVNMMEGQLRQLQETWKGSAAVAFQDVLTQWRSAQVQVEQSLASVRQAMASASAQYEETESANTRVFGR
- a CDS encoding alpha-hydroxy acid oxidase: MIQRQLPKPRDLAPLMQFKKFDFNASRRRLNAALTIEDLRKIAKRRTPKAAFDYTDGAAEGELSLSRARQAFQDVEFTPSILRDVSEVDTSTQIFGGSSAQPFGIAPTGFTRLMQTQGETAGALAAGAAGIPFTLSTLGTTSIEDVKAANPDGRNWFQLYVMKDREISYKLTERAAAAGFDTLMFTVDTPVAGARLRDTRNGFSIPPALTPSTVINAIPRPWWWYDFLTTPPLEFASLTSTGGTVGELLDKAMDPSINFEDLKVIRELFNGKLVVKGVQSVEDARKLADLGVDGVVLSNHGGRQLDRAPVPFHLLPDVAREVGNDLEVTIDTGIMSGADIVASLALGAKFTFIGRAYLYGLMAGGRIGVERAIEILSQQIERTMKLLEVSSIEELEPKHVMQLTRLVPRV
- a CDS encoding rhamnulokinase, whose product is MAEKTLHAAVDLGASSGRVVLGRIGPDALELRQTARFPNGAVNLPDGLHWNLVGLYEHSLNGLTAAVRQAGDSGLTSVGIDSWAVDYGLLAGPDPSRMRLLGTPFHYRDERTVQGVERTHAVTPFAELYARNGLQFLPFNTLYQLAVEEQLEVTRRLLLIPDLLGYFLTGEQRTEATNASTTGLLNIQTGQWDAELIQRLGLDAELFAPVAAAGAALGRTRQELAPQLGGRRIPVTLVGSHDTASAVVGTPLSTPNSAYISCGTWGLAGLELGEPVVTEASRKANFTNEGGVDGRVRFLTNVMGTWLLSETLRAWEQQTGHAQDLPALLRAAGEVPASDVVTFDVQDPRFVPPGDMAARIAELCAEQQKPVPPAKPEMVRSIIESIATGFAQAMKSAAQLSGKPLDAVHMVGGGSLNALLCQATADRSGLPVLAGPVEATAIGNLLVQARAAGTITGELEDLRELITFTCQPTTYQPRH
- a CDS encoding bifunctional aldolase/short-chain dehydrogenase, producing the protein MTHPTIEQLIARSNRLGSDPKNTNYAGGNTSAKGTDRDPVTGDDVELLWVKGSGGDLGTLKESGLATLRLDRMRAMVNTYPGAEREDEMVAAFDYALHGKGGAAPSIDTAMHGLVDAAHVDHLHPDSGIAIATAAEGPELTQKIFGDKVVWVPWRRPGFQLGLDIAEIKKQNPQAVGCILGGHGITAWGETSEESERNSLWVIDTAAEYIRENSKPEPFGPALDGYGALNESERRAKAAALMPTIRSFASQDRPQVGHFTDDHAVLDFLAHAEHPRLAELGTSCPDHFLRTKVKPLVLDLPSDASVEDSVSRLRKLHETYRKDYQAYYDHHAGPDSPAIRGADPAIVLVPGVGMFSFGKDKQTARVAGEFYINAINVMRGAEGLSTYAPIDEREKFRIEYWALEEAKLQRMPKPKELATRIALVTGAASGLGKAIAGRLVVEGAVVAIADLNLEKAQEAAAEIGGPDKAVGIAVDVSDENAVRQAVDETLLAFGGLDIVVNNAGLSLSKSLLETAEKDWDLQHNVMAKGSFLVSKTAAEVLIDQGLGGDIIYISSKNSIFAGPNNIAYSAAKADQAHQVRLLAAELGEHQIRVNGINPDGVVQGSGIFASGWGANRAKTYGIEEKDLGKFYAQRTILKREVLPENVANAAFVLLSSDMSHTTGLHVPVDAGVAAAFLR
- the rhaI gene encoding L-rhamnose isomerase, with amino-acid sequence MPTFEQIASQLDHQAIEVPSWAYGNSGTRFKVFGSAGTPRTVEEKIADAAAVQRFTGLAPKVALHIPWDKVTDYSALRTYAAEQGMEIGTINSNTFQDDDYRLGGLTHHDSRIRQKAIDHHFECIEIMHAAGSQDLKIWLADGSNYPGQADLRSRQDRLADSLRQIYSKLGKEQRLVLEYKIFEPAFYHTDVPDWGTALTHVQALGDRALVCLDTGHHAPSTNVEFIVTQLLRARKLGSFDFNSRNYADDDLIVGSADPFQLFRILFEVIRGGGYEPHSGVAFMLDQCHNVEKKIPGQIRSVLNVQEMTARALMVDREALTGAQEASDVLGAHEIFMDAFYTDVRPALAGWREARGLPADPMQAYVESGYQEKIEADRVGGTQMSW
- a CDS encoding L-rhamnose mutarotase, with protein sequence MQRVCFQLQVKPDRLEEYAARHASVWPEMLRALKDAGWQNYSLFVREDGLLIGYFETPSLEQAQSAMEGTRVNTLWQSEMSEFFVELGDARPDTGFVQLREVFHLEDQLAVAGTKITPDPEKA
- the rhaS gene encoding rhamnose ABC transporter substrate-binding protein, whose amino-acid sequence is MKNPTSKRTALLAVSMSAALALAACGGDAEGNGGEAEGSDLEVTFIPKNLGNPYFDTSNAGGESAVGEFGGSFSEVGPQEDTPDGQVQYINTAAQQGADAIVISGSDPSAPCDALNEARDVGVAVVTFDSDTNADCRDVFVNQADASGIAQAQVDLVSEQIGGEGQIAVLSASANATNQNHWIELMEEELEDNHPDIELVEIAYGDDDDQRSFDQTAALLQTHSDLDAIVSPTTVGIAAAARYISDSDYAGEVLVTGLGTPNQMREYVEDGTVEAFALWNPEDLGYLSGWTAHALTTGEIEGEEGDTFEAGELGEYTVGADGEIILDDPFVFDADNIDDFDF